TTCTGGAAGTACTAAAAGCCGCTGATTCAAATTTCCCAAATCAGGTTAAAATAACCATGCTCGCCCTGTCGGATCCGCTTTTACCTGATATTGCAGCCGTTTCGGAAACTTTATGCCTTACTCCCCGAACTTTGCAGCGCCGCCTGGAACGGGAAAACAGCAGTTATCGTTTGCTGTCGCAAGATTTAAAGAAGCAAATCTGCTCTTTTTTATTGCAACATCAAGAGTATTCCGTTACCAATCTGGCTTATGTATTGGGATATGCTGAGCCGGCCGCTTTTATTCATTCTTTTAAAAAATGGTTCGGCGATTCCCCGGACCGGATTCGCCGGAAAAAGTGGAATGCCGCTTCTTTAAAATAAATAAGCTTACTAGTTACATTACTACCTATTATTAATCTTGCAGAATAATTTAAAAACGCAGAATACTGTTCTGCTTAAATGGAGCGATTAAGTTCATTCGGCGCTACCATAGCCAACATCCGGAAGTACGCGTACTGGTTTATTTTCGAGGCCGGATCGTTCTGAATAAATTCAATTACTTCATTTTCGTCGGAAACCGCCAGAATGGCTACTCCATAAGTAGCTGCGGGGTCCAACACCGGCCCAAACACCAGCATTTTACCATTAGCCAGAAATTGCTGCCCGTATTGCACGTGTTGTTGCATAATGCTTTTTTCTTCGTCCGTCATGGTTTGGGCAAAGTCGTTGCGGCTTGGAGTTAGTTTGAGAAGAAAATATTTCTTTTCCATAGTACCAGTTGATGTTTGTGGTAGCTGTTAAATTCAAAAAATTTAAAAATACATCCTTTACTTTAATATCAGGTCAGTCGTTAATCTTCGAGATTAGCGATTAACTTTTGCAGGGTAGCGATGGTAGTTTGGTATTCGGCTTCGGTAATGTTTTGCATACTTCTTGCCCGAAAATTTGTTTGTAGCGTTAAAGCTGTCTGATGAAGTTGCTGGCCCTGAGGTGTTACATACAACTTATCTTGTTGTTGTTCTACTAGATTTTCCCGTTCGAAACGCTGTATTATCTTCTTTATAGCAAAATCGTCGCCGAAGGGCTGCATGATACTGCAAAGCTCCTGCATTGCAATTCCCTTACTTTCTTGCACCGCATGTAATACCTGCCATTCCTGGCGCGTCAACCCGGTTGTAGTTTGAATTTGATTAATGCCTTGGGTTAGCAGAGCATCGGCTTTTATCAACCAATAGCCTATAGGCAAATCTTTTGATTTCATAAGCTAACGCTTTTGTTTTACGGCCTTGATTTGTGTTAAATTTTTAAAATTTCTACAGTTAAGCGTTTAATTACCCAAACCTAATTTACTTATAAAGATTTTAATTTTTAATATCAGGCTTTTTCCAGATTTTGGGAGCAGCGTAGGCCTTGGCAACATCATCTAAAATTAAAACCCAATCGTTATCGCGGTCCTGACTAGGCGGAGTAAATGGCTGGGCACCCGAATTTTTAAATTTTCCAAATTTCGTGGATACGCCAGTTCGTGGGTCGAACCAATGGGCGTTCACTTCTTTACCCGATATTTTGCCCATGTTTACAGTAAAGGGTTTGCCGGAAGTGGAATAAATAAACGCATAATCTTTTCCCCGGGTAGCCTGTATGCGATCTCCACCCTCCAGGGCTGCAGTTATCAAACTTTGATCGGGTACCCGGTCCAGGAAAGGGCGCGATTCTATCAGGGAACGTACGTGACTCATGTGGCTGCTGCCGGGCAAATGTATGGCTTCGGACCAGGGACCTAAAGGATTGTTTAAATTTTTACCTTCGGGTTTGTTCATTTGCCAGATGGCGTGGCACCCATAGGTATGGCCGTGGGCCCCGGCAAATAAATCCAGGTAAGCGGCGCGGCGCACGTCATAAGCTTTAGAGTAGCCGTTTTCTTTCGCATTAAAACACACCGGATGATCTTCATAAATAGGTTCACCATCCATGGTGGGTTTGGTATTGGCTAAATTATAATCGTGACTGATGTGGTCGTACACGTCAGCGAAACGGCAATGGCCCGTTTGAAACATGTTAAAGTCGAGCCAGGCATCGTTGTGGAACCAGGTAGACGAGCCGCCTTTTTCTTTGGGCTGCGGATGAAAAGTCATCATGACTTTATCTTGATTGACATTACCGGCTCCTGCCACTATGCCCGCTGCCAAGGCGCGCCAAATAGCTACATCTTGTTCGTTTCGGGGATTGCGGTCGCCGCCAATTATCCAGATTATGGGCTTGTTCTTGTACCGGTTACCAATATAACGGCCATAGGTTTCGGCATTTTTGGGGTTAAAAATTTCCGGGCCTTCGCCCCATTTATCTTTAAAAACTTTATCGCCCCAGGTAGGCAGCATACCAATGTATAAACCCAAAGAAGCAGCTTTATCTACAATATAATCTACGTGTTTAAAATATTCGTCGTTGGGTTTGGTAGGATCGTCGTTTATTAAAGGCAAATGGCCGTAGGGGTTGGGATCGTGTAAACCATTCAGTTCGGCCAGCACAACTGCCTGAATAACGGTAAAACCTTTATTGGCGCGGTCTTGCAGGTAGGTAGTAGCCTCTTCCCGATTTAAGCGATGAAATAATTCCCAAGCCGTGTCGCCGAGGTAAAAAAAAGGCTGTCCGTTTTCTTTTAGAAGATACCGTTTGTTAGTACTTACTTTTAACTGATACTGCGCCCAAGCCGGTGTTGCTTGCGCAAAACACCAGATGCTACTTAAACCTATTATCCATCTTAAGTACCGGCGGCTAAACTTTTCCAGAGAACGCATTAACATCATTTATTTTGATTAAACAGAGCTACACATAAGTTAATGATAGCCTTCAAAATAAAGAATTAATTTACAGGATAAGTAAAATCAAGAATATTTTTAAAATAAAGGAATAAGCAATTCCAGAATTAAATAAAAAACGACGTTGGTAGTAGCATCCGAAAACCTACTGCGGAAAACCTGCATTGCCGCCAGCTTAAGCTGGCGGGTATAATGTTCAACTGGCGTTTGGAAAGCTACAAAAAAAGGGAAGCAGCTCCGATAATGCCCCTCGGGCGCATCCTAAAGAAGGCCCTATGACATCACCGCAAAGCTGCTTCATATCTTTACCGGTTTGCGTACTTTGGCACAGCCAACCGGCTCATTTTTTAAAAAACAGGTATTTTGATAAACCTGATTATCTCTGGCCGAAAGAGCCATCAAAGGAGTAAATAACGGCGGCTCCAATGGTAGTCTGACTCTTTTTCAACTTGCTTTCGCCCGACACAAAAAACGGATCTTTGGTGGCATCAAAACGGATTTCGGGTTTTAAATGAAAGTTACCATCGGCTAATTTTATGTCGCCGGTTAAAGTAAATTCGGTAGCTTGTATTTTATCGAAGTAGCGTACGCCGTGTTTGTCGTTAAAATGCTCGGCGCGTAAACCTAAGCCAAACTTATCCGACATTTCATAATTTAAATACACGGCTGCCCCCCCCCAGGTCGCATCTTCCATCCAGCGGGTACCAGCTACCTCGCGGTCGGCACCGGTGCGAAAAGAACCATAGGCGGCATTTACACC
The sequence above is a segment of the Adhaeribacter swui genome. Coding sequences within it:
- a CDS encoding glycoside hydrolase family 140 protein; amino-acid sequence: MRSLEKFSRRYLRWIIGLSSIWCFAQATPAWAQYQLKVSTNKRYLLKENGQPFFYLGDTAWELFHRLNREEATTYLQDRANKGFTVIQAVVLAELNGLHDPNPYGHLPLINDDPTKPNDEYFKHVDYIVDKAASLGLYIGMLPTWGDKVFKDKWGEGPEIFNPKNAETYGRYIGNRYKNKPIIWIIGGDRNPRNEQDVAIWRALAAGIVAGAGNVNQDKVMMTFHPQPKEKGGSSTWFHNDAWLDFNMFQTGHCRFADVYDHISHDYNLANTKPTMDGEPIYEDHPVCFNAKENGYSKAYDVRRAAYLDLFAGAHGHTYGCHAIWQMNKPEGKNLNNPLGPWSEAIHLPGSSHMSHVRSLIESRPFLDRVPDQSLITAALEGGDRIQATRGKDYAFIYSTSGKPFTVNMGKISGKEVNAHWFDPRTGVSTKFGKFKNSGAQPFTPPSQDRDNDWVLILDDVAKAYAAPKIWKKPDIKN
- a CDS encoding MarR family winged helix-turn-helix transcriptional regulator — its product is MKSKDLPIGYWLIKADALLTQGINQIQTTTGLTRQEWQVLHAVQESKGIAMQELCSIMQPFGDDFAIKKIIQRFERENLVEQQQDKLYVTPQGQQLHQTALTLQTNFRARSMQNITEAEYQTTIATLQKLIANLED
- a CDS encoding YciI family protein, with the protein product MEKKYFLLKLTPSRNDFAQTMTDEEKSIMQQHVQYGQQFLANGKMLVFGPVLDPAATYGVAILAVSDENEVIEFIQNDPASKINQYAYFRMLAMVAPNELNRSI